The genomic stretch ACCACATCGCCGATGACGCGATCCTCCTCATCGTCAACCCGGGAAACAGTGTCGAGAGCCTCACGCTTGATGAGGTGCGGGGCATCTACAACGGCACCTACACGAACTGGAACCAGGTCGGCGGGTCTGAGGCGCAGATCGTCGTTGTGGGAAGAGACAGTGCATCGGGAACACGGGAGTTCTTCTCCGAGTTTGTCATGGATGAGGAAGACTTCACCAGGACCCAGGAGGAGTTCAACTCGAACGGCGGAATCCAGCAGAAAGTCTCCCAGACTCCGGGCGCGTTCGGCTACGTCGGCCTCGGCTACACCGAAGGCGTGAAGCCGCTCGCGCTGGACGTCGGCGGAACCAGCGTTGAGCCCACGCTCCAGAACATCACGGACGGGACGTATCCCATCAGCCGGCCGCTCTACATGCTGACGAACGGAGAGCCTGAGGGGCTTGCGCAGCGGTACATCGATTTCATCCTGAGCGCGGAAGGCCAGGAGATCGTAGCGAGCGAAGATTACATCCCGGTGCGGGGATGAACGGGGTAACGCCCCCATTTTTTTGAGTGCTACGGCGGAGTGCTGATGGCAAAAGGTTTCAGCATACGGGCCCGGTGCCAGAACTTCGGGTGGCCGCGAGATCGCGGAACGGGAGAGATCGGCAGGCCGATCATTGGAGCGAAGAGGCGGTTTGTCGATCGGGCCGTCGGCAAAATGCTCTTTTGTGCCGCGCTGGCCGCGATCGTCGCAGTCTTCTTTATCATCGTCTTCCTGCTCCGCGACGGCTACCAGATCGTTCTCGAGACAGGTCTCTGGAACTTCCTCGTCGGTGCGGAATGGAACCCGACCGGCCTGAATCCGGCCTACGGGGTGTTTCCGCTCATCACCGGGACGATCCTGGTTATGGCGCTCGCGATGGTCATCGCTGTCCCGCTCAGCATCGGGAGCGCTGTCTTCATCGCAGAGATCGCCTCTCCGGGGATGAAATCAGTTATAAAACCCGCTATCGAGCTGCTGGCCGGCATTCCCTCCGTCGTCTACGGATTCTTCGGCCTGATCCTCCTGACCGACTGGATACGTGTCGTATTCGACCAGCCGTCGGGGTCGAGCTGGCTTGCAGGCTCGATCCTCCTCGCGATCATGGCCATACCGACGATCACGAGCGTCGCCGAGGATGCCATCAGTTCGGTCCCGAGAGAGTTCAAAGAGGGCAGCCTCGCTCTCGGGGCAACGCACTGGCAGACGATCCGGAGGGTCATCGTGCCCGGCGCGCTCTCCGGCATCAGCGCAGCGATCATCCTCGGGATGGGGCGCGCCATCGGCGAGACGATGGCGGTGCTGATGGTCACGGGGAACGCCGCCGTCATCCCGGACCCGATCTACGACGTCTTCTCCCCCGTACGGACGCTGACCGGGACGCTGGGCATCGAGATGGGCGAGGTCGCGTTCGGAAGCACGCATTACCATGCGCTCTTCGGTGTTGCGGTGGTCCTGCTCTTCACCACGCTCGCGATCAACAGCGCGGCACGGGTCATCATCACCCGGATACAGGGAACACAGGGTACGGCACGGCCCACGCCGTCCGGGCGGGTGAAGGCCGCGATCCTGCACTCCACGCCGTATCAGGCTATTACCGGGGCGGCCTCACGCATAACCCACGCCGTATCGGCGCCGTTCGGAAGGCTTCTCCCCCCGAGGGCCTCGCAGCGATGCGCGTTCCTCCTGGTATCGCTCTCGGTCGCGATCGTGATCGCGGCTCTCGGAGTGATCCTCTTCGAGCTCGTCGTCAACGGAGCCGGAGCGATCTCCTGGGAGTTCCTGACCGGGTCGCCGAGAGATCTCGGGAGAGCAGGAGGAATATTCCCCGCGATCGTCGGGACGTTCTACCTCGTGGGAGGAGCTCTCGCTATCGCCCTTCCGCTCGGGATCGCGACGGCCGTCTATCTCGTCGAGTACACGGCCGAGACCCCGCTGACGCGGAGCACCCGTACCGCGGTGGACCTGCTGAACGGAACGCCGTCCATCGTCTTCGGACTCTTCGGGTTCGCGTTCCTGGTGCTCTTTATGGGCTTCGGGGTCTCGCTGATCGCCGGACAGATCACCCTCGGCCTGATGATCCTCCCGATGATCATCCGGACGACCGAAGAGGCGCTCCGGTCGATCCCCGGCTCTCTCCGGGAGGGAAGTTACGCTCTCGGCGCCACAAAGTGGCAGACGATCTGGCGGGTGGTCCTTCCCCCGGCACTCCCCGGGATCCTCACCGGAGCGATCCTCTCCATCGGGCGTGCTGCAGGCGAGACGGCCCCCATCATGTTCACGGCAGCGATCTTCAGCAGCAGATTCCTGCCGTCGTCGCTCACGGAACCGGTGATGGCGCTCCCATACCACCTCTTCGTCCTCACCACAACCGTTCCGGGGGCGGCCACGCAGAGTTACGGGACCGCGTTCGTGCTCCTGCTGCTGGTCCTCACGATCTATCTCGCCGCGATCCTGGTTCGGCGGCGATACCACCGGGCAACGGTGATGTAAATGACTGGATCCACGATCCTCGAGACGACAAACCTCAACCTCTGGTACGGGCAGAAGCATGCCCTCATCGATATCTCGCTCCAGATCCCGAAGAATAAGGTCACGGCGCTGATCGGACCGTCGGGATGCGGGAAATCGACCCTGCTCCGGTGCTTCAACCGGATGAACGACCTCATCGACTCCTCAAGGATCACCGGAGAGATTCTCTTTAACGGGAACGATATCCACGATCCCCATGTGGACGTATACGCGATCCGCGAGAAGATCGGCATGGTCTTCCAGAAACCCAACCCGTTCCCGAAGAGCATCTACGAGAACGTCGCTTACGGCTCCCGTATTCATGGGGTGGGCGATAAGAAGGAACTCGACCGCACCGTCGAGGAGAGCCTGAAGGGGGCCGCGCTCTGGGACGAAGTGAAGGACCGCCTCCACGAACCCGCGCTCTCCCTCTCGGGCGGACAGCAGCAGAGGCTCTGCATCGCGCGATCCCTTGCGGTCGGGCCGGAGGTGATCCTGATGGACGAGCCATGCTCCGCCCTCGACCCCATCGCCACGGCAAAGATCGAGGACCTCATCGTCCGGCTTGCCCGGGACTACACCGTCGTCATCGTCACGCACAACATGCAGCAGGCGGCACGGGCCAGCGACTGCACCGGGTTCATGTACCTGGGAAGACTGGTGGAGTTCGACAAAACCACGAAGATCTTCGAAGATCCCGGTGAAGAACTGACGGAGAACTACATCACCGGGCGGTTCGGGTAGGGAGAACCAATGGTAACGAAATTTCATACGGAAATTGCGTCCCTGAAAGGGGATGTTCTCGCGATGGGCCGCCTCGCACAGGGTATGCTCCGGCAGTCGATGGTAGCGTTGAAGGCCCAGGACGTGACGCTCGCCGAGACGATCGGCGAGGAGAAGCAGAAACTCGCGGATTACGATGATGGGATCGAGCAGAAATGCCTGAGACTCATCGCCCTCAACCAGCCGATGGCAAAAGACCTCCGGACGATCGCAGCCTCGATGAAGATGATCACGAACCTCCACCGCATCGGCCGCTACGGGAAAGACATCACCATCGTTGTACCCGATCTCGCCGGGGCGCCGCACGTGGGAAACCTCGTCAGCCTCCCCCACATGGGAGAGGTCGTCGACGGGATGATCGCGGATGTGCTGGTCGCGTTCGAACGCGAGGACCTCGCCGTGATAGCCAATATCCAGGAGAGGGAGGAGGTCGTCGACGCCCTCAGGTACTCCATATTCCGCGAGTGCCTCACCTACATGATGGAGGACCAAAAGAACATCACGCGGTGCACGAACTACGTCATGATCGCCCGGTACCTCGAACGTTGCGGGGACCACGCGTGCAAGATCGCGGAGAAGGTGCACTACATGGTGACGGGCGACCGGATTGAGATCCGGTGATACGGACGACCGGCCGGTAACCGCCCGACATTCCCAAGTGGTTTTATACCCGCAAACGAATCTCTCAGAGAGATGCAGAATGAGCAGCCCGTGAACCTGAAGGGCATCGCGTGGACGGCGATGCAGCAGTACGGCTTCATCCCGGCCTTCCGGCCGGCCGTCCTCCGGGAGGTCGACGCTCTCGCCGAAGACGCCTTCCCGGATACCCCCGGCGACCCCCTCGATCTCCGGTCGCTCCTCTGGTCCTCGATCGACAACCACGACTCAGAGGACCTCGACCAGATCGAGGTCTGCGAAGAAGGATCGGGCGGTGAGATCCGGGTCAGGGTCGCGATTGCGGACGTCGACTCCCGCGTCCCGAAAGGATCGGAGACCGACCGGCACGCCGCCCATAACGGAACATCCGTTTATACCGGCGTAACGACCTTCCCGATGCTCCCCGACCGCCTCTCGGCGGGCATCACCTCGCTCCTGCCCGGCCGGGACCGGATGGCGGTCGTCATCGAGTATACCGTCCTTGCCGACGGGAGGACGCGGCCCGGCGAGATCTACCGGGCGACCGTCAGGAACCACGCGAAACTCGTCTACGAGGAGGTCGGCGACTGGCTGGAGGGGAGCGGCCCCGTTCCGGAGGCGGTCAGGGAGACGCCGTGGCTTGCAGAGCAGGTCCTCCTTCAGCACGAGGCCGCGGTGCGCATGAAGAAGCGGCGGACGGAGCAGGGAGCGCTCGCCCTTGAGACGATCGAGGCCGAGCCGGTCGTGGCGGACGGCCGGGTCATGGGGCTCGTCGTCCAGGAGCAGAACCTCGCCCGGTGCCTCATCGAGGAGTTCATGGTCGCGGCGAACGGCAGCATAACGGCGTTCCTCGCCGCCGCCGGTCTTCCCATGATCCACCGGGTCGTCCGCACCCCGAAGAACTGGGACGGGATCGTTCAAGAAGCGGAGGACCGCGGCGAGACCCTGCCCGACCACCCGGACGCCGAAGCGCTCACGCGATTCCTCATCCGGCAAAAGGCGGCCGACCCCGACCGCTTCCCCGACCTCTCCCTGACTGTCGTGAAACTGATGGGCGCGGGGGAGTACGTGGCGTTCCGGCCGGGAGACGAGCCGGTCGGCCACTTCGCCCTCGCGGTCACCGACTACACCCACGGCACCGCACCGAACCGGCGCTACGTCGATATTGTCATCCAGCGGCTGATAAAATCGGTCATCGACGGGGATGAATGCCCGTATACCTGCGAAGAACTCGACGACCTCGCCGCACGGCTCACCGACCGGGAGAAGGCGTCGCAGAAGGTCGAGCGCTACGTCCGGAAGGCGGCGGCTGCCGTCCTCCTCCGGGAGCGGATCGGCGAGACGTTCGAGGCGTTCGTCACCGGCGCCTCCGAGAAGGGAACCTACGTCCGGCTGATCGATCCGCCGGCCGAAGGAAGGGTCGTGCTGGGCGAGCAGGGGCTCCGGGTCGGCCAGCGGGTGCACGTCCGCTTGCTCGCGACGGACCCCTACAAAGGCTTCATCGACTTCGCGCGTACCGGATAAAGGGGGATCCCCTCCCCCATTCAGTATCCGAGCCGTTCCCTGATCAGGACGAGGGATACCCGCCCATCGGCGTCCTCCTTATCGAGGATCACGTGCTTGCCGATGTAACTTCCCATGCCGTAGACGTGCTGTGCCCGCTGGTTCTCGAGGGGCAGGCAGTACTCCCGGCACCGCCGGAGCGCATCGTCGACGGTCGGCACGATCTTGTTTGTCCCGGAGACGAGGATGAGGTGGGCCGCCGCGTGAGGCCACGCCCCCATCCGGCTCCCGGTCTTGTCGCACCCGACGACCTCGCCCGACTCGGCGATCGCCTGGACCCCGGAGAGGAAGTAGTCGGCGGCCACGCTCTTCCTGCGGAGCGCGTGCCGCTTCTTCTCATCGTTCTCGGCGGTGATGACCGCGTGGTAATCGCGCCACCCCTTCCGGTTCTCCTTAAGCGCCCGGTCAAACCCCATCTCGTTCATGGTCGTCGAGGAGCCGTACATGACCTCGGCCCCCTCCGGGATCAGGTCGATAACGGCCCGGAGCCCCTCCTCTGCCGTATCCACAAGAATCACCCTGATATTCCGGGATTCAACTGCTTCAGCCGTTCTTTTTATCGTCGCCTCGTCCGGAACCCGGTTCCACCGTTCCGTGTCCACCCCGGCATCCTTCACCAGGTTGACCGCACTGTACTCGGTGGGTTTTGCCATCTGCTGGCCGGTAACATCTGCCATCCAATCACCTTCAGGGACGGAGATACGTCATCCCACATATACCTCTCGATGACCCGGATCACAGAGAGGAGGCATACGCTTACCACGGGAGTTTCAGTACCAGACGTGGTCCATAAGCACCCGGCCGTCCTCGCGGAACCCGGTCCCCTCCATCTCAAGCAGCCTCCGCTTCATCTCAAGGCCGCCCTGAAATCCGCCCATCGCTCCGTCCGACCGCAGGGCGCGGCGGCAGGGGATGGCAAGAGGAAATGGGTTCCTGGCGAGTGCGTTCCCGACCGCCCGTGCGGCGCCGGGCACCCCGAGGCGCCGGGCGATGCGCCCGTAGGTGCTGACGTATCCCCGGGGAATGCCGGATTCGGCGAGGAGAACGCGCTGCTGGAACGGCGGGCGCCGGTCAAGGTCGAGGAGATCGATATCGAACTGCACATCCTTCCCCAGGAGGAAGGACTGTATCCCGGCGCTGAACGCCGGGACCTCTCCATCGCGGGGCTCCTCGACGGAAGGCATGCCCTCAATCATCATCGCATCGGATCGTGGGTCGCCGGGGAGGAGTATTCCATGTACCCTCGGCCCCGAGCGGGAGTGGACCCGGATGAGGCGGGCCTGACCGGATGCCGTCGCGATCCCGGCGACCACCGGCATCGTATCGGGCAGACCGTCAAGAGATCGATCCATGATCGGAGAAGACGATCCCCCGGCATCTCATTTTGTGGGAGGAAAGGGCTGTCCGTGACCCGGAGATAGCCCCGGTCAGGATCGGGTCGTACCGGCGCAACAGGTATATCAGGCACCAGCATAAAACAGGGGTAGATGTTTGAACAGATAGGGAATCTCATCGACGTCGTCATACACTTCGATGATTTTCTGCCGCTCGTCATCGAGGAGTACGGGACATTCGTGTACTTCTTCCTCTTCCTCATAATCTTCCTCGAGACGGGGCTGGTCGTCACCCCCTACCTTCCGGGCGATTCGCTCCTGTTCCTTGTAGGCGCAATCGCCGCACAGGGCAACCTCAGCCTCCTCCCCGTCCTCGCGCTCCTGATAACGGCGGCGATTGCGGGGGACACGCTGAACTACTTGATCGGGAGGGAGTTCGGCTCCCGGTTCCTCTCGCGGGGAATCCCGTTCATCAGACCGCACCATATCGAGAAGACCGAAGCCTACTTCGAGAAGTACGGCGGGAAGACCATTGTGATAGCCAGGTTTGCTCCCTTCGTCCGGACCCTGGCGCCGTTCCTCGCGGGGACCGGGAAGATGGACTACTCCAGGTTTATCCTGTTCAATGCGACCGGAGGGGTGTTGTGGGTCACGAGTTTCATCCTCGCGGGCTACCTCTTCGGGAACATCCCCCTCATCTCCGAGAACTTCAACCTTGTTGCTTTCGCGATCATCGCGGTCTCCCTGGTCGGCGTGGGTTCCATGATCCTCGATGTCAAACGGCTCTGAGATCCGCCGGGAAGAATGCCTGAATATTTTCTTCAGAATAGAGATCGGAGAATTTGTCTCAAAAAAGGTCAGGGGGCCGGTGCGGCCTCCACGGCTTGTTCTTCCTCTTCCATCGCTTCGCTGTCCCAGACAAGGGCGCTCTTCATCTCGGTCATGATCACCCTCGATCCCGGGGGAACCCGGATCGCGTCGCCGATATCCTCCGGAGCCCGCGCCCAGACGACCTGGTGCTTGACATCCCCGTCGGGCAGCAGCACCACAACGCTGTAGGTGTTCATGCCCTCCTCGGGAATACCCTCCTCCCCCGGGGTGATACGGTAACATGTAAACGTGACCGGGGCCGCTTCTCCTGCCGTGCTTTCTTCTGCTCCACCTCTCATACGCGTTCCTCCGTCACCCGGACGTGCGCGGCTCCACGAGGTCCTCAGGGGCATCCCCCTTCTCCGCCGGGAGCCCGGCGCCACGCCGGAGAGCCACCTCCTCTGGATCTCCCGGATATAATACCTTGCCCCTGCCGCGGCTCAGGCGGGAGGGGAGGTGTACCCGGACAGGGGTCCGGTGCCGTACCCTGCCGGCCGCTGGAAAAAAATAATCTATGGGAGGCGGAGAGGCGGCTCTCACGCGACGTGGATGTACCGGTCGACCAGTTCCCGGATCGCGTCGTTGTTGCCGTAGAGCCTCTCGCTCAGTCCCAGGTCGTCGAAGGCCTTCAGGGTAGAGATCCTGCTCTCGATCATTCCCGCCGGGAAGATCCCGTTCGACTCGAAGATCGCACGCTTCGCCTCGAGTGCCTCGGCCGACTCGACGCAGGAGGCAGGAAGCTGCTTGAACGTCGCGAGACGTTCCTTGAACTCGGGGCGGAAGATGTTCCCGCTGACATAGAGTTTCTCGGCCGCTTCGAGCGCGCCGGGCATCTCGATTCCGCGGAGCGCCGCCACGATGAGACCGGCGACGATCAGGTAGGGATCGGCCGATCCGTCGGCGACCCGGTACTCGAACGTCTGCTTTGAGGGGCGGTTCGGCCGATGACCGTTCTCGCCGGGGTTCGCGTCACGGGTCATGCCGTCGGCGCCGACCCAGCCGAGAGGCACCCGGACCACGACCGAGCGGTTGCGGTCGCCCCAGCAGACCGTCGTCGGCGCCTCCTGGTGGGGGACGAGACGGAGGTAGGAGGTCGGGATGGTGTTCCCGAAAGCCGTCAGGGCGTCGGAGGCGTCAAGGATGCCGGCGATCATCTTCCGGGCGAGCGGGCTCAGTCTGCCCTCCTCGACCAGCAGGTTCCTGCCGTCCTTCTCGACGAGCATGTGGAAGTGCATCCCGCTCCCGGCCTTGCCGACGGTGATCTTCGGGGCGAAACTGATCTCGACACCGTACTGGTTGCCGAGCATCCGCAAGACCCACTTCGCGACGATCAGCTGCTCGACCGCCTGCTCCACCGGCATCGGCAGGAACTCGATCTCGTGCTGCTCGTAGTAAGCGTCGTCGTTATAGAAGCACCCGACCTCAGAGTGGCCGTACTTGATCCTGCCTCCGGCGCGGGCGATCAGCCGCATCGCCTCGTCCCGCAGGTCCGCGAACTTGACGAAGGGTTCGGCCGAGTGGTAACCTTTCTGGTCGCGGCCGGGGTAGAGGTCGTCCCGCGGGCTGACGACGTAGTACTCGAGTTCTCCAAGGGTCTTGAAGGTGCACCCGGTCCGGCGGGTGAACTCCTCGTCCGCCTTGCGGAGCACGTACTCCGGCGCGCTCTCAAGCGGTTTCCCGTCGCTGTCGTAGAACGAGCAGAGGAACTCGAGTGTCGGCACCTCGGCGAACGGGCTCACGAACGCCGTGCGATACCGGGGGATGACGTAGAGATCGCTGCTCCCCGCCTCGATGAACGAAAAGAGGTTGCTGCCGTCGACGCGTTCGCCGTCCGAGAGGATGGTATCGAGGTGTTCCTTTGAAGAGATGACAAAATTGAGGGTCTTGAGTTTGCCGTCCTCGGCGGCGTAACGGAAGTTGACCATCTCAATTCCGTTCGCCTCGCAAAACCGTATCATGTCCTCTTTCGTAAATTTCGCCGGATCCTTCTTGAGAAAACGTACCAGCTCGTTGGGGTTCATCAGGATCTCAGAATCATTCATATTTTTTAAACGTTGGCTTTGACCGTATAAAAATGAGTCTTCGCCTCTCCGCATCCTGTCCGGCGAGGGTATCGCGCATCCGGATATACGATGGATAAAGAGCCGGATCGAGGATGGCAGCAGCCTCGCAGGGGTTGAAAACGGCAGCACAATCAGCTCACACCACCCGCGCGACGGATTACGGCTCCGTTCCGATCGCTAGCCCGCCCCGTCCAGCCTTCCTGAGAGATCCCACACCACCCTCAGGGCCTTCGAGATGGCGTTGCCGGCATCCTCTCCCCGGAACCCCGCCACCTCCGCGAGCACCGCAAGACCGAGCCGGGCGTTCCTCTTCGCGTAGTCAAACGATACCTGGTCGACGGTGTCGTCCGGGGTATGGGCCGGGCCGTGCCCCTCGCAATGGGTCGTCACGGCCGGGTAACCCCGGTCACGGAAGGATACGTGATCTGAGGTGCAGGAATGGACGTTCTCGGTCAGGGTGAAGTTCGTGGAGTAGAGGGTGTTATAGTCCGCCATGAGTGCCGCGACATCCGCGGAATGCTCGTCGTAGACGATATCGAGCACGGAGCGGTCAAGGGGATCGTAGCAGGACGAGTCGTAGTTGAGATAGAGCACGATCGGGGACGCCGCACCGGCGGCGTACTCGATGCTGCCGAGACGGCCGACCTCTTCGCCGTTCCAGAACGCGAACTGCACCGTCCGGTCGAACGAGTGCTCGCTCATAACCCGGGCAAGTTCCAGGACGATCGCGACGCCGCAGCCGTTGTCGGTGGCCCCGGGCGCGCGGGCGGGGTCGAGCGACTTGCTGTCGTAGTGCGCCCCCACCACCACGACTCCGTCGGAGGCGTCGCCCCCGGGGAGCGTGGCGACGATGGCATTGTGTTCGCCGCCCCGTGACTCCACCTCGAGCCCGGGGATGGCGGCAAGCCTCGCGGAGAGGTACGCACCCGCCTCCTGGTTCCCCTCGGTGCCGTATACCCGGGTCGAGAAGTTCTGCAGGTCGTAGGTCGTGTTCCGGAGTTCCGACTCGTCGATCTCTGCGAGCATCGCGGCGATCCCGGGGTCGTACTCACCCCCGGGCGTGCCGGTGGCGGCTGCCGGAGCGGCTGCAAGGAGAACTGCCATGCCGGTGAGGAGGAGAACGCAGAACGACGGCCCGTGAGAACGGGCATGCCGTCGGGTATGCTTTCCGTGCACTGAATCCTGTTTCATACATGATCACGCAGAACATGCCGAAAGGAGAGGGAGAGATATATACTTTCTCCCGGACGAAGAGGAGATTGCGATCGGAGAGAAGGGCCATCCCCGACCGGAATCGCCGGAACACGCCCCGGATACCCTTCATGGGAGACGCGGTTTCCGGGGCCAGGTATATATTGCATGGCAAAGAGAGGGGTCCTGAGCGGCCCAGAGGCGGATCGCGATAGGTGCATTCATGCCCGACCGACCATCAGCAGGCGACGAGTCGACCCTCTTACGATGGATGCGGCTTGAGATCGGCAGGATCAACGACGGGATCGTCTCGGAGCGTAAACGCCTCTCCCGGCTCCTCGCGGAAGAGCACCCGTCGTCCGTCACGAAGGGAGGGGACCGCTACGACTTTGACCGGGGCGTCCTTCTTCACCTGGAGAGGACACTCCCGGGCGAGTTGCAGAGACGGCTCCGGCTCCCGATCCTCTTCTACTTCGACTCGACGGTTCCGGACAGTTTCTTCCTCGGAGACGAGGCCGCGGTGCAGGCCCTCCAACACCTCGGGGAGATCAGTACCCTTAGGAGGATGCAGGGCGGAAGGCTCTGGATCGCAAAACCTCTCGTCTACGCCGTCATGAACCGGTACCCGACGGTCATGCAGGTTGTGATGGGGTAGGGGAACCGTCCCCCACGGAAAAGAGGATGAACGTCTCCCCGGCACCCGACAGGATACCCGCCGCCTGGTGGCCGACGATCGGATACGCAGCCGCTGAGACACCCGGCGGCAGATCACCGGCATACCGGCCCTCGGTGATCGGCGGGACCTCGCGAGACGACCGATCCTGTGTTCCAACGACGATACAGGCTATCAACCCGCCGACAACCAGTGCCTGAATGACGACGGTCAATATTGTGGCCATCTGCTGCTGGGAGATTCTATCACCCCGCGTGCCGGAGGCGGGGATGATATTTATATTTTGCTATTTTTATTACGCCGAATAATATATATTGCTACACATATGTTGCACGGTAGCGAAGGAACGGCAACCGGACATTCGGTGACCCGGGCGGTACACGCACGGCATCAGCCGGAACGGCCCGGGGACTGGCCGGAACCGCCCTTCTTCGCGACCGTCCTCCGGAACCGCTCAAAGACCGGGCGGGTGACCTCGTCCATCTGCCGGTCGAAGTAGTCGACCCATTCCGCGACGAGGGCGAGCTG from Methanoculleus chikugoensis encodes the following:
- a CDS encoding phosphate ABC transporter substrate-binding protein, which produces MTGKSLSGTTTVAVAGILVVLLMMAGCLGNDQTAAPERITVTGSTTVMPIAEQAREAFEAQDASAEIMVSGGGSSVGVKAAGEGTADIGMSSRDLKPEETAGYPDLVKHHIADDAILLIVNPGNSVESLTLDEVRGIYNGTYTNWNQVGGSEAQIVVVGRDSASGTREFFSEFVMDEEDFTRTQEEFNSNGGIQQKVSQTPGAFGYVGLGYTEGVKPLALDVGGTSVEPTLQNITDGTYPISRPLYMLTNGEPEGLAQRYIDFILSAEGQEIVASEDYIPVRG
- the pstA gene encoding phosphate ABC transporter permease PstA, with product MAKGFSIRARCQNFGWPRDRGTGEIGRPIIGAKRRFVDRAVGKMLFCAALAAIVAVFFIIVFLLRDGYQIVLETGLWNFLVGAEWNPTGLNPAYGVFPLITGTILVMALAMVIAVPLSIGSAVFIAEIASPGMKSVIKPAIELLAGIPSVVYGFFGLILLTDWIRVVFDQPSGSSWLAGSILLAIMAIPTITSVAEDAISSVPREFKEGSLALGATHWQTIRRVIVPGALSGISAAIILGMGRAIGETMAVLMVTGNAAVIPDPIYDVFSPVRTLTGTLGIEMGEVAFGSTHYHALFGVAVVLLFTTLAINSAARVIITRIQGTQGTARPTPSGRVKAAILHSTPYQAITGAASRITHAVSAPFGRLLPPRASQRCAFLLVSLSVAIVIAALGVILFELVVNGAGAISWEFLTGSPRDLGRAGGIFPAIVGTFYLVGGALAIALPLGIATAVYLVEYTAETPLTRSTRTAVDLLNGTPSIVFGLFGFAFLVLFMGFGVSLIAGQITLGLMILPMIIRTTEEALRSIPGSLREGSYALGATKWQTIWRVVLPPALPGILTGAILSIGRAAGETAPIMFTAAIFSSRFLPSSLTEPVMALPYHLFVLTTTVPGAATQSYGTAFVLLLLVLTIYLAAILVRRRYHRATVM
- the pstB gene encoding phosphate ABC transporter ATP-binding protein PstB translates to MTGSTILETTNLNLWYGQKHALIDISLQIPKNKVTALIGPSGCGKSTLLRCFNRMNDLIDSSRITGEILFNGNDIHDPHVDVYAIREKIGMVFQKPNPFPKSIYENVAYGSRIHGVGDKKELDRTVEESLKGAALWDEVKDRLHEPALSLSGGQQQRLCIARSLAVGPEVILMDEPCSALDPIATAKIEDLIVRLARDYTVVIVTHNMQQAARASDCTGFMYLGRLVEFDKTTKIFEDPGEELTENYITGRFG
- the phoU gene encoding phosphate signaling complex protein PhoU, whose amino-acid sequence is MVTKFHTEIASLKGDVLAMGRLAQGMLRQSMVALKAQDVTLAETIGEEKQKLADYDDGIEQKCLRLIALNQPMAKDLRTIAASMKMITNLHRIGRYGKDITIVVPDLAGAPHVGNLVSLPHMGEVVDGMIADVLVAFEREDLAVIANIQEREEVVDALRYSIFRECLTYMMEDQKNITRCTNYVMIARYLERCGDHACKIAEKVHYMVTGDRIEIR
- a CDS encoding RNB domain-containing ribonuclease → MQNEQPVNLKGIAWTAMQQYGFIPAFRPAVLREVDALAEDAFPDTPGDPLDLRSLLWSSIDNHDSEDLDQIEVCEEGSGGEIRVRVAIADVDSRVPKGSETDRHAAHNGTSVYTGVTTFPMLPDRLSAGITSLLPGRDRMAVVIEYTVLADGRTRPGEIYRATVRNHAKLVYEEVGDWLEGSGPVPEAVRETPWLAEQVLLQHEAAVRMKKRRTEQGALALETIEAEPVVADGRVMGLVVQEQNLARCLIEEFMVAANGSITAFLAAAGLPMIHRVVRTPKNWDGIVQEAEDRGETLPDHPDAEALTRFLIRQKAADPDRFPDLSLTVVKLMGAGEYVAFRPGDEPVGHFALAVTDYTHGTAPNRRYVDIVIQRLIKSVIDGDECPYTCEELDDLAARLTDREKASQKVERYVRKAAAAVLLRERIGETFEAFVTGASEKGTYVRLIDPPAEGRVVLGEQGLRVGQRVHVRLLATDPYKGFIDFARTG
- a CDS encoding lactate utilization protein; the encoded protein is MADVTGQQMAKPTEYSAVNLVKDAGVDTERWNRVPDEATIKRTAEAVESRNIRVILVDTAEEGLRAVIDLIPEGAEVMYGSSTTMNEMGFDRALKENRKGWRDYHAVITAENDEKKRHALRRKSVAADYFLSGVQAIAESGEVVGCDKTGSRMGAWPHAAAHLILVSGTNKIVPTVDDALRRCREYCLPLENQRAQHVYGMGSYIGKHVILDKEDADGRVSLVLIRERLGY
- a CDS encoding methylated-DNA--[protein]-cysteine S-methyltransferase, translated to MDRSLDGLPDTMPVVAGIATASGQARLIRVHSRSGPRVHGILLPGDPRSDAMMIEGMPSVEEPRDGEVPAFSAGIQSFLLGKDVQFDIDLLDLDRRPPFQQRVLLAESGIPRGYVSTYGRIARRLGVPGAARAVGNALARNPFPLAIPCRRALRSDGAMGGFQGGLEMKRRLLEMEGTGFREDGRVLMDHVWY
- a CDS encoding VTT domain-containing protein, giving the protein MFEQIGNLIDVVIHFDDFLPLVIEEYGTFVYFFLFLIIFLETGLVVTPYLPGDSLLFLVGAIAAQGNLSLLPVLALLITAAIAGDTLNYLIGREFGSRFLSRGIPFIRPHHIEKTEAYFEKYGGKTIVIARFAPFVRTLAPFLAGTGKMDYSRFILFNATGGVLWVTSFILAGYLFGNIPLISENFNLVAFAIIAVSLVGVGSMILDVKRL
- a CDS encoding glutamine synthetase family protein, with product MNDSEILMNPNELVRFLKKDPAKFTKEDMIRFCEANGIEMVNFRYAAEDGKLKTLNFVISSKEHLDTILSDGERVDGSNLFSFIEAGSSDLYVIPRYRTAFVSPFAEVPTLEFLCSFYDSDGKPLESAPEYVLRKADEEFTRRTGCTFKTLGELEYYVVSPRDDLYPGRDQKGYHSAEPFVKFADLRDEAMRLIARAGGRIKYGHSEVGCFYNDDAYYEQHEIEFLPMPVEQAVEQLIVAKWVLRMLGNQYGVEISFAPKITVGKAGSGMHFHMLVEKDGRNLLVEEGRLSPLARKMIAGILDASDALTAFGNTIPTSYLRLVPHQEAPTTVCWGDRNRSVVVRVPLGWVGADGMTRDANPGENGHRPNRPSKQTFEYRVADGSADPYLIVAGLIVAALRGIEMPGALEAAEKLYVSGNIFRPEFKERLATFKQLPASCVESAEALEAKRAIFESNGIFPAGMIESRISTLKAFDDLGLSERLYGNNDAIRELVDRYIHVA